Proteins encoded within one genomic window of Columba livia isolate bColLiv1 breed racing homer chromosome 1, bColLiv1.pat.W.v2, whole genome shotgun sequence:
- the GPALPP1 gene encoding GPALPP motifs-containing protein 1, whose amino-acid sequence MSRQLIGPALPPGFPRCAPPDPEEDCGQVAGPALPPGYKSSCSSETSDSDDNLESLPLPRDTNGDSEEETGGGPAPKKPKNVQEDDDDDDGFFGPALPPGFKKQDDSPGRPIIGPALPPGFRKPSQDTDNSRCSIGPSASSEFHTQVTDSSEEEDNLIGPMPAKGPVESDVAKEFERRAQKMKEKLTSADSNEPKQVTRESWMTELPPELKSFGFGPRTFKRRADDKSGDRSIWTDTPADRERKAKEREEARKSTSKDNEETVLSGRDKRFVEQVTSYNESRRSESLMDIHQKKLKSKTSEEKNKPQERRPFDRDQDLKVNRFDEAQKKALLRKSRDLNTKFEHSKGNMFL is encoded by the exons ATGTCCCGCCAGCTCATCGGCCCCGCGCTGCCGCCCGGCTTCCCGCGCTGCGCCCCGCCGGACCCGGAGGAGGACTGCGGCCAGG TTGCAGGACCAGCATTGCCTCCAGGCTATAAAAGCAGCTGTAGCTCAGAAACCTCTGATAGCGATGACAACTTGGAATCTCTGCCTTTACCCAGAGATACAAATGGAGATTCTGAAGAGGAGACAGGAGGAGGTCCAGCACCCAA aaagccaaaaaatgttcaagaagacgatgatgatgatgatggctTTTTTGGgcctgctcttcctcctggcTTTAAAAAACAGGATGATTCTCCAGGGAG gCCCATTATAGGTCCTGCATTACCACCTGGCTTTAGGAAACCTTCTCAGGACACTGACAACAGTAGATGTTCTATAGGACCATCTGCTTCATCAGAATTCCATACCCAG gtaACAGATAGTAGTGAGGAAGAAGACAATCTTATAGGCCCAATGCCTGCAAAAGGACCAGTGGAGTCTGATGTGGCTAAAGAATTTGAACGAAGAGctcagaaaatgaaggaaaaacttACTTCAGCAGACAGT AATGAACCCAAGCAAGTTACCAGGGAATCATGGATGACAGAACTTCCACCTGAATTGAAAAGCTTTGGATTTGGCCCAAGAACATTCAAGAGAAGAGCTGATGACAAATCAGGTGATAGATCTATTTGGACAGATACTCCAGctgacagagagagaaaagccaAG GAAAGAGAAGAGGCAAGAAAGTCAACCAGTAAGGACAATGAAGAAACTGTATTATCTGGGAGAGACAAGAGATTTGTTGAGCAGGTGACTTCATACAAT GAGTCAAGGAGGTCAGAATCTCTCATGGACATCCATCAGAAAAAGCTAAAGAGCAAAACATCtgaagaaaagaacaaaccTCAAGAAAGAAGGCCGTTTGATCGAGACCAGGATCTCAAAGTCAATCGGTTTGACGAAGCACAAAAGAAAGCTCTCTTAAGAAAATCCAGAGATCTGAATACTAAATTTGAGCACAGTAAAGGCAACATGTTTTTATAA